In one window of Cupriavidus necator N-1 DNA:
- a CDS encoding IS4 family transposase has protein sequence MRYAPVRLQPPQTRAGLPEQNVFAVHVIEDEPPAGIEPLEWMLLSSVPTHSPEQALERLQWYARRWTIETWHRVLKSGCRIEARQFGTLERFVRATSLFAVIAWRILYTTLLARLDGELPCEVVLQPIEWQALYCRVHRTTRPPDKVPSLNQAVLWIATLGGYLNRRSDPPPGATVIWRGFFVLHEITEMFRIFSSGP, from the coding sequence CTGCGATACGCGCCCGTTCGCCTGCAACCACCTCAGACGCGGGCTGGCTTGCCCGAGCAGAATGTCTTCGCTGTGCATGTCATCGAGGACGAACCGCCCGCCGGTATCGAGCCGCTCGAATGGATGCTACTCAGTTCGGTGCCCACGCACTCGCCTGAGCAGGCTCTTGAACGGCTTCAGTGGTATGCGCGGCGCTGGACCATCGAGACCTGGCACCGTGTGCTCAAGAGTGGCTGCCGTATCGAGGCCCGCCAATTCGGTACACTGGAACGCTTCGTGCGGGCCACCTCCCTGTTTGCCGTAATCGCCTGGCGCATTCTGTACACGACTCTACTGGCTCGCCTTGATGGCGAGTTGCCCTGCGAGGTAGTCCTTCAGCCCATCGAATGGCAGGCTCTGTATTGCCGCGTACACCGAACCACCCGGCCACCGGACAAAGTGCCATCGCTGAATCAGGCAGTACTGTGGATCGCCACGCTGGGTGGCTACCTGAATCGCCGCAGTGATCCTCCGCCCGGCGCCACGGTTATCTGGCGAGGCTTCTTCGTCCTCCACGAGATTACCGAAATGTTCCGCATCTTCAGTTCAGGTCCATAG
- a CDS encoding IS256 family transposase, with amino-acid sequence MTKKSKKSSAPKLFPDELIDQLLAQVQNKDAESILGESGLAGLLKKQLAERMLAAELTHHLASEAKQGKSGNHRNGSSAKTVITPNGELELDIPRDRQATFEPQLVAKYQRRLSGFDDHVISMYARGMSVREIQGHLQELYGLQVSPDLISTITDEVLAEVEQWQQRPLEAMYPIVYFDALRLKIRDEGTVRNKAVYLALGIRADGRKEVLGLWIEQTEGAKFWLKVFNELKNRGLEDILVAVVDGLRGFPQAIEAVYPAAQIQTCIVHLLRNSLNLASWKDRKGLATALKPIYQAATADAAATALDAFAGSDWGRKFPTVADMWRRQWEQVIPFFAYPPEVRRIIYTTNAIESMHMQLRKIVKNRGHFPSDEAASKLLYLALRNIEKDWKMPPITWKQAANQFAILFGDRFTNALR; translated from the coding sequence ATGACCAAGAAGAGCAAGAAATCGAGCGCGCCGAAGCTGTTTCCGGATGAGTTGATCGATCAACTGCTGGCTCAGGTACAGAACAAGGACGCCGAGTCGATTCTCGGTGAATCAGGCTTGGCCGGCCTGCTCAAGAAGCAGTTGGCCGAGCGTATGCTTGCCGCCGAACTGACGCACCATCTGGCCAGCGAGGCCAAGCAAGGCAAGAGCGGCAATCACCGCAACGGCAGCAGTGCAAAGACCGTCATCACGCCCAACGGCGAGCTGGAGCTGGACATTCCGCGCGACCGGCAAGCCACCTTCGAGCCGCAACTGGTCGCCAAGTACCAACGCCGGCTGTCCGGCTTCGACGACCACGTAATCAGCATGTATGCACGCGGGATGAGCGTGCGTGAGATTCAGGGCCATTTGCAGGAACTGTATGGCCTGCAGGTCTCGCCCGACCTGATCTCCACCATCACCGACGAGGTACTGGCGGAGGTCGAGCAATGGCAGCAGCGTCCGCTGGAGGCGATGTACCCCATTGTCTACTTCGACGCGCTGCGCCTGAAGATCCGCGACGAAGGCACCGTCAGGAACAAGGCGGTGTACCTCGCGCTGGGCATCCGCGCCGATGGGCGCAAGGAAGTCCTCGGCCTGTGGATCGAGCAGACCGAAGGCGCCAAGTTCTGGCTCAAGGTCTTCAACGAGCTGAAAAACCGCGGCCTGGAGGATATCTTGGTCGCCGTGGTCGATGGCCTGCGCGGCTTCCCCCAGGCAATCGAGGCCGTCTACCCGGCCGCGCAAATCCAGACCTGCATCGTCCACCTGCTCCGCAACTCGCTGAACCTGGCGAGCTGGAAGGATCGCAAGGGCCTGGCGACCGCGCTCAAGCCGATTTACCAGGCTGCCACGGCCGATGCCGCTGCCACTGCGCTGGATGCCTTTGCCGGCAGCGACTGGGGCCGCAAATTCCCGACGGTGGCCGACATGTGGCGGCGGCAATGGGAGCAGGTCATCCCGTTCTTCGCCTATCCGCCGGAAGTGCGCAGAATCATCTACACCACTAATGCCATCGAGAGCATGCACATGCAGTTGCGCAAGATCGTCAAGAACCGGGGCCACTTCCCCAGCGACGAAGCCGCCAGCAAGCTGCTGTACCTGGCCTTGCGCAACATCGAGAAAGATTGGAAGATGCCGCCCATCACCTGGAAACAAGCGGCCAACCAGTTCGCCATTCTCTTCGGTGACCGCTTCACCAACGCCCTACGCTGA
- a CDS encoding IS4/Tn5 family transposase DNA-binding protein, with product MAIRDDTADWASEEFAEASLGDARLSQRLVALARQLAISPHTSLPQALSPAELKAAYRFFDNDQVDTNGVLAPHIAQTLHRMEQLPVVLAIQDKTEFNLTHLHATEGLGRCTGGNERGFLMHSLLASVQRGCRLGCWA from the coding sequence TTGGCGATCAGAGACGACACGGCAGACTGGGCTAGCGAAGAATTCGCAGAGGCGAGTCTCGGCGATGCTCGCCTGTCGCAGCGACTGGTCGCGCTGGCCCGGCAGCTGGCCATCAGTCCACACACTTCGCTCCCCCAGGCCCTGTCACCAGCTGAACTGAAGGCGGCCTACCGCTTCTTCGATAACGATCAGGTCGATACCAACGGCGTGCTGGCGCCGCATATTGCACAGACGTTGCACCGCATGGAACAGTTGCCAGTGGTGCTGGCAATACAGGATAAGACCGAATTCAATCTGACGCACCTGCACGCCACAGAGGGCTTAGGTCGCTGTACCGGTGGCAATGAGCGTGGTTTCCTGATGCACAGCCTGCTGGCGTCAGTCCAGAGGGGCTGCCGCTTGGGGTGCTGGGCATGA
- a CDS encoding RNA-guided endonuclease InsQ/TnpB family protein, translating to MQRLQAFKYELMPNGEQQRNMRRYAGSCRFVYNKALALQKQRYDQGEKKLSYAGLCKQLTEWRNSTETAWLADAPVHPLQQTLKDLERAYTNFFAKRADFPRFKKKGLGDSFRYPDQKQIKLDQTNSRIFLPKLGWLRYRNSRDVLGEVRNACVRLSGGKWFVSIQTERKVERPVPKATSAIGIDMGIARFATMSDGTFLAPLNSFRKHEARLRRAQRAMSRKTKFSNNWKKSKARIQRIHARIGNARLDYLHKATTTISENQAMVCIEDLKVRNMSKSAAGSSGQPGKNVRAKSGLNKAILDQGWYEFGRQLEYKLAWNGGWLIAVPPQHTSRTCPCCGHVSAENRQSQASFACVACGYANHADVVGAINILARGHRVAACGESA from the coding sequence ATGCAGCGTCTTCAAGCCTTCAAATACGAATTGATGCCGAACGGCGAGCAGCAGCGCAACATGCGCCGTTATGCCGGATCGTGCCGGTTCGTCTATAACAAGGCGCTGGCGTTGCAGAAACAGCGTTACGATCAAGGCGAAAAGAAGCTCAGCTATGCCGGTCTGTGTAAGCAACTCACGGAGTGGCGCAACAGCACGGAAACAGCATGGCTGGCCGATGCACCAGTCCATCCTCTTCAACAGACGCTCAAGGACTTGGAGCGGGCCTACACAAATTTCTTCGCAAAACGGGCCGACTTCCCGCGTTTCAAGAAGAAGGGTCTGGGCGACAGTTTCCGCTATCCCGACCAGAAGCAAATCAAGCTTGATCAGACCAACTCGCGTATCTTTTTGCCCAAGCTGGGCTGGCTGCGATACAGGAACAGCCGCGACGTACTCGGTGAGGTACGCAATGCCTGCGTCAGGCTTTCGGGCGGCAAGTGGTTTGTTTCGATCCAGACTGAGCGGAAGGTCGAGCGACCTGTGCCGAAAGCCACCAGCGCCATCGGCATCGACATGGGCATCGCTCGCTTTGCCACCATGAGCGATGGCACTTTCCTCGCGCCGCTCAACAGCTTTAGGAAGCACGAAGCCAGACTGCGCCGTGCGCAGCGGGCGATGAGCCGCAAGACGAAATTCAGCAACAACTGGAAGAAGTCCAAGGCCCGAATCCAGCGTATCCACGCACGCATCGGTAACGCCCGCCTCGACTACCTGCACAAAGCCACGACCACGATCAGCGAAAATCAAGCGATGGTGTGTATCGAGGACCTGAAGGTACGGAACATGTCCAAGTCAGCGGCCGGTTCAAGCGGGCAACCGGGCAAGAACGTCAGGGCCAAGTCCGGCCTGAACAAGGCCATCCTCGATCAGGGTTGGTACGAGTTCGGGCGTCAACTGGAATACAAGCTAGCGTGGAATGGCGGCTGGCTAATAGCTGTGCCGCCACAGCACACCAGTCGCACGTGCCCTTGCTGCGGGCATGTATCTGCCGAGAACCGGCAGAGCCAGGCGAGCTTCGCCTGTGTGGCATGCGGCTATGCGAATCACGCCGACGTGGTCGGCGCGATCAACATTTTGGCGCGGGGGCACCGCGTTGCAGCCTGTGGAGAGTCGGCGTAG
- a CDS encoding MFS transporter: MTVPQAGGHAREPRVPSALGVDVRPREVWAWAMYDFANSGYTTVVITALFNAYFVAVAAGNAPWATLAWTAALSLSYALAVLSAPLVGAYADLRAAKKPLLAVTTAGCVVFTALLYFAQPGTLGIAILCVVLSNFFFGSGENLIAAFLPSLSTTRALGRVSGWGWSLGYIGGLATLGACLLYLTSISPSSAFGCRLTAERTRIPTALRDALRSHFGGFLLRRAA; encoded by the coding sequence ATGACCGTGCCCCAAGCGGGTGGCCACGCTCGCGAGCCCCGCGTGCCCTCTGCCCTGGGCGTCGACGTACGGCCGCGCGAAGTGTGGGCATGGGCCATGTACGACTTTGCCAATTCGGGCTACACCACGGTGGTCATCACCGCGCTGTTCAATGCCTACTTCGTCGCCGTGGCGGCCGGCAACGCGCCCTGGGCCACGCTGGCGTGGACCGCGGCGCTTTCCCTCTCCTATGCGCTGGCGGTGCTCAGCGCGCCGCTGGTCGGCGCCTACGCCGACCTGCGCGCAGCCAAGAAGCCACTGCTTGCGGTGACGACGGCGGGTTGCGTGGTGTTCACCGCACTGCTCTATTTTGCGCAGCCCGGCACCCTTGGCATCGCCATCCTGTGCGTGGTCCTGTCCAACTTCTTCTTCGGCAGCGGCGAAAACCTGATCGCCGCCTTCCTGCCATCGCTCTCCACCACCCGCGCCCTGGGCAGGGTATCGGGCTGGGGCTGGAGCCTTGGCTATATCGGTGGCCTGGCCACGCTGGGCGCCTGCCTGCTCTATTTGACATCCATCTCCCCGTCCTCAGCCTTCGGCTGCCGCCTTACGGCGGAAAGGACGAGGATTCCTACGGCGCTACGTGATGCTCTACGTAGTCACTTCGGTGGGTTCCTGCTTCGTAGAGCGGCTTGA